From one Bacteroidota bacterium genomic stretch:
- a CDS encoding T9SS type A sorting domain-containing protein, producing MKKHVTLFCAMVTFITLHAQTTITSTSAIGYTAPLMIASASTAATVPVNTSGAAVTWNCANLQQEAGTPIINYTVSSPTGTAYASDYPKANWYFTDPALTAVFGHHYYSLTADSLVLWGEHTAGKDYDIYDDPQIDLKLPFSYNNTYANTYSKTSYKANGSVSSSQTGTVTLTYDSYGTLILPNGTFTNVARIKKERTNSLGPTTVSYTWYSTATGAQLMNYGTNGGIQVVYNNVASTGINTIQNNDYAIQLFPNPFHDYTTLKITGTNTINNGQLVIFNILGQSIKTLNVINNEVKIERNNLLTGVYFYSLIDNSQIIYSHKLVIE from the coding sequence ATGAAAAAACATGTTACTCTTTTTTGTGCTATGGTTACATTTATAACATTACATGCACAAACAACCATTACCAGCACAAGTGCTATTGGTTACACCGCACCTTTAATGATAGCATCGGCAAGTACGGCTGCTACCGTACCTGTTAATACCAGTGGCGCAGCAGTAACTTGGAACTGTGCCAATTTACAACAGGAAGCAGGCACACCCATTATTAACTACACAGTCAGCTCCCCAACGGGAACAGCTTATGCAAGCGATTACCCAAAAGCTAACTGGTATTTTACTGATCCAGCTCTTACTGCTGTATTCGGACATCATTATTATAGCTTAACAGCAGATAGCCTTGTACTATGGGGCGAACATACTGCCGGTAAAGATTATGATATTTACGATGACCCTCAAATTGATTTAAAGCTTCCTTTCAGTTATAACAACACTTATGCAAACACTTACAGCAAAACAAGCTACAAAGCAAATGGCAGTGTAAGCAGCAGCCAGACAGGAACAGTTACTTTAACTTACGATAGTTATGGTACATTAATTTTACCCAACGGCACCTTTACGAATGTAGCCCGTATAAAAAAAGAAAGAACCAACTCACTTGGCCCTACTACTGTTTCTTATACCTGGTATTCTACAGCTACCGGAGCTCAATTAATGAATTATGGAACCAATGGTGGCATACAGGTCGTGTACAACAATGTTGCATCGACAGGTATTAATACCATACAAAACAATGACTACGCTATTCAGTTATTTCCCAATCCATTCCATGATTATACCACTTTAAAAATTACAGGTACCAATACTATTAACAATGGACAGCTTGTTATTTTTAATATATTAGGTCAGTCTATTAAAACATTGAACGTGATAAATAACGAAGTGAAAATTGAGCGCAATAACCTGTTAACAGGAGTTTATTTTTACAGCTTAATTGATAACAGCCAGATTATTTATAGTCACAAACTTGTTATAGAATAA
- a CDS encoding PQQ-binding-like beta-propeller repeat protein → MKKLLIICCVFALTANQYAHAQKTFPQILTAKFTLNAEWKTISDDVSKVLAGDLEDIGMFSCVDGKELWKLNMKAKFGKKKCTDWRWLESKALVKIEFKGEKKGDVVTYFIDDKTMEVVADANSRTEKTKPNSKWQDKGTLSLSNPNVIINASYEKSWGGSAMSSSKRKVNLTCAGDINWTLTFDASLVASLCGNTSSSYFDNQLSLMAQDNKVFAIYEGITCIDLQSGKILWQTTFDNSQFNFGLFKSTQTVGRADFPLLVGNAIYIADLSKNNYCIKKLNAENGSVLWKSEPIDKNAVVPQLMIVNNTLIARFGGDIITQSYIPNPNSSTLDVCKTEFKMIGDFGLKAYDLNTGKLIWETEKTKPAGDKFSSSISNIITDDKNIYVASNKNVFAFEPSTGKVIFNVENKGLDIGEPINLQFFKNDILIEGREGVARLSKADGKKIFGTNTGNCFRTQFVSDAFFVWTGKEPGDLKKFIRLDIETGAILGKIDDTYRPWFTEDGEEFVKFDGGKILRFKTK, encoded by the coding sequence ATGAAAAAATTATTGATTATTTGTTGCGTTTTTGCACTCACTGCAAACCAATATGCACATGCGCAAAAAACCTTTCCTCAAATTTTAACTGCCAAATTTACCCTCAATGCCGAATGGAAAACCATTAGCGATGATGTAAGTAAAGTACTGGCCGGTGACTTAGAAGATATTGGTATGTTTAGTTGTGTAGATGGCAAAGAGCTTTGGAAACTGAACATGAAAGCAAAGTTTGGCAAGAAAAAATGTACCGACTGGCGCTGGTTAGAATCAAAAGCTCTGGTGAAAATTGAATTCAAAGGTGAAAAGAAAGGCGATGTTGTTACTTACTTCATAGATGATAAAACGATGGAAGTAGTTGCTGATGCTAATTCACGTACTGAAAAAACAAAACCAAATTCAAAATGGCAAGACAAAGGAACGCTTTCACTGAGTAATCCAAATGTAATTATTAATGCCAGTTACGAAAAAAGCTGGGGTGGTTCAGCCATGAGTTCATCAAAACGCAAAGTAAACTTAACCTGTGCAGGTGATATTAACTGGACACTTACTTTTGATGCCAGCCTCGTAGCCAGCTTATGTGGTAATACCAGTTCAAGTTATTTTGACAACCAATTGAGTTTAATGGCGCAGGACAATAAAGTATTTGCCATTTACGAAGGCATTACTTGTATTGATTTACAGTCAGGCAAAATACTGTGGCAAACCACTTTCGATAATTCACAATTTAACTTTGGTCTTTTTAAATCAACACAAACAGTAGGCCGTGCCGATTTTCCATTATTGGTTGGTAACGCCATATACATTGCCGACTTATCAAAAAACAATTACTGTATCAAAAAGCTAAATGCAGAGAACGGGAGTGTATTATGGAAATCAGAACCTATTGATAAAAATGCAGTAGTACCACAATTAATGATTGTAAATAATACATTGATAGCCCGTTTTGGTGGCGACATCATTACCCAATCGTACATTCCTAACCCAAACAGTTCAACACTTGATGTATGCAAAACCGAGTTTAAAATGATTGGCGATTTCGGCTTAAAAGCCTATGATTTAAATACTGGAAAACTGATTTGGGAAACGGAGAAAACAAAACCTGCCGGTGATAAATTTAGCAGCAGCATTAGCAATATTATTACCGATGATAAAAACATTTACGTAGCCTCTAATAAAAATGTTTTTGCTTTTGAGCCAAGTACAGGGAAAGTAATATTTAATGTAGAGAACAAAGGTCTGGATATAGGAGAGCCTATTAATTTACAATTCTTTAAAAACGATATACTGATTGAAGGACGTGAAGGTGTAGCCCGTTTAAGCAAAGCTGATGGTAAAAAAATATTTGGCACCAACACGGGTAATTGTTTCAGAACACAATTTGTAAGCGATGCCTTTTTTGTATGGACAGGTAAAGAGCCCGGTGACTTGAAAAAGTTTATCAGACTAGATATAGAAACTGGAGCTATACTGGGTAAAATAGACGACACCTATCGCCCTTGGTTTACAGAGGATGGAGAAGAGTTTGTAAAATTTGATGGTGGTAAAATATTACGCTTTAAAACAAAATAA
- the mfd gene encoding transcription-repair coupling factor, whose translation MKIQELIGLYSQSESVNKIAKSLNKTKQAKVHAKGMVGSIDAIVATCIYQFNFRTQVFVFNNVDEAKYFYADLESLMEGKTVLYFPASYKRSFQIDMLENNQVLERAEVLNRLNQRLSKGDLIVTTIDALAELVINETELTQNTFEIKAGSTFDLEFFIDFLTEHHFERSDFVYEAGHFSIRGGIVDVFSFSNDMPYRIELNDDIIESIRVFNPVDQLSVTKVDRFFIIPNVQKQAEKQRQTFFDYLPDDTIFFTENIRLSAEILSTGIERAELGLARIKEQKDTENAIAYESVYDVLISGEKLVGSLVNYACIEMGVKGGFDHDEVVQFNCSPQPTFHKNFKMLIENLKQNQQQKLSNLIFSDTSKQIERLYTIFNDLDKTIEFNPVYHGISKGFIDHDLKLACYTEHQVFDRFYRGKSKTRYNNSKIITLKELRELKPGDFVVHVDHGIGKFAGLEKIEVSGRVQEAVRLIYKNEDLLYVSINSLHKITKFTGKEGTEPRLNKLGSDAWEKLKTATKKKVKDIARDLIQLYAKRKAQSGFQFSEDTYLQVELEASFMYEDTPDQAKATADVKKDMESPHPMDRLVCGDVGFGKTEIAMRAAFKAVSDSKQVAILVPTTILANQHYRSFKERFKDFPCTVDYINRFKTASEQKDVLKRTAEGKVDVLIGTHKILSKDIKFKNLGLMIIDEEQKFGVAAKEKLKSIKVNVDTLTLTATPIPRTLNFSLMGARDLSIINTPPPNRQPVNTELHSYNDELLRDAVLTEVERGGQVFLVHHRVKDIYDIANRIEFLCPGVKVCVAHGQMEGDKLEDVMVRFIEGEYDVLVATTIIESGLDISNANTIIINNAQMFGLSDLHQMRGRVGRNNKKAFCYLLVPSVATLSADARRRLHAIEEFSDLGSGFNVAMRDLDIRGSGNLLGGEQSGFISEIGFEMYHKILDEAIQELKEDEFADVFQDQQIHKIEAKDCVIETDFEALIPDEYVRNIGERLSLYNQLSSINESSELEKFANDLVDRFGPLPKQVVDLIKIIELREYAKRIGFEKLVLKNKLLIATFPNENNKAYYQSELFSQLLQFIQQNGSSSKLKQTGKVLQLQLVNINKIADGLLFFNTLLIKLEGILTSIR comes from the coding sequence TTGAAAATTCAAGAATTAATAGGGCTTTACAGCCAAAGCGAAAGTGTAAATAAAATAGCTAAAAGTTTAAACAAAACTAAACAGGCTAAAGTACATGCAAAAGGAATGGTAGGTAGTATTGATGCTATTGTTGCCACTTGTATATATCAGTTTAATTTCAGAACACAGGTATTTGTATTTAACAATGTTGATGAAGCCAAATATTTTTATGCTGATTTAGAAAGTTTAATGGAAGGGAAAACGGTATTGTATTTCCCTGCTTCCTACAAAAGAAGTTTTCAAATAGATATGCTTGAAAACAACCAGGTATTGGAACGGGCTGAAGTATTAAACAGGCTAAACCAAAGGTTGAGCAAGGGAGATTTAATAGTTACTACCATTGATGCCTTGGCTGAGCTGGTAATTAACGAAACGGAGTTAACACAAAATACTTTTGAGATAAAAGCAGGTTCTACTTTTGACTTAGAATTTTTTATTGATTTTTTAACGGAACATCATTTTGAAAGAAGCGACTTTGTTTATGAAGCAGGTCATTTCAGTATTCGTGGTGGTATTGTTGATGTATTTTCGTTTAGCAACGATATGCCCTACCGTATTGAGCTTAATGATGATATAATAGAAAGTATTCGCGTGTTTAACCCGGTTGATCAGCTATCGGTTACCAAAGTAGATCGATTTTTTATTATTCCCAACGTACAAAAGCAGGCTGAAAAACAACGCCAGACTTTTTTTGATTATTTGCCTGATGATACTATTTTTTTTACCGAAAATATAAGACTGAGTGCAGAGATATTATCTACGGGAATAGAACGTGCTGAATTAGGCCTGGCACGTATAAAAGAGCAAAAGGATACAGAGAATGCCATAGCATATGAATCTGTTTACGATGTACTGATAAGTGGAGAGAAGCTGGTAGGTAGTTTGGTTAATTATGCCTGTATTGAAATGGGGGTAAAGGGTGGCTTTGACCACGATGAAGTGGTGCAGTTTAATTGTTCACCACAACCTACTTTCCATAAAAACTTTAAAATGTTGATTGAAAATTTAAAACAAAATCAACAACAAAAATTAAGTAATTTAATATTTAGCGATACCAGTAAACAGATAGAAAGGTTATATACTATTTTTAACGATTTGGATAAAACCATTGAGTTTAATCCTGTTTACCACGGTATATCAAAAGGGTTTATTGACCATGATTTAAAACTGGCCTGCTATACGGAACATCAGGTGTTTGACAGGTTTTACAGAGGCAAATCAAAAACACGTTATAACAATTCGAAAATTATAACACTGAAAGAATTAAGGGAGTTAAAGCCCGGTGATTTTGTAGTGCATGTTGACCACGGAATAGGCAAGTTTGCCGGCTTGGAAAAAATAGAAGTAAGCGGACGTGTGCAGGAAGCGGTGAGGCTTATTTATAAAAACGAAGATTTGTTATATGTGAGCATTAACTCGCTACATAAAATAACTAAATTTACGGGTAAAGAGGGCACTGAGCCTCGTTTAAATAAACTGGGTAGCGATGCATGGGAAAAATTAAAAACAGCCACTAAAAAGAAAGTAAAAGATATAGCCCGAGATTTAATTCAATTATACGCTAAAAGAAAAGCACAAAGCGGGTTTCAGTTTAGTGAAGATACATACTTGCAAGTAGAGTTAGAAGCGAGCTTTATGTATGAAGATACGCCTGACCAGGCCAAAGCTACTGCCGATGTGAAAAAAGACATGGAAAGCCCACACCCAATGGATAGATTGGTTTGTGGTGATGTGGGTTTTGGTAAAACAGAAATAGCTATGCGTGCGGCCTTTAAAGCCGTAAGTGATAGTAAGCAAGTAGCTATATTGGTTCCTACTACCATTTTGGCTAACCAACATTACCGTAGTTTTAAAGAAAGGTTTAAAGACTTTCCTTGTACGGTTGATTATATAAACAGGTTTAAAACAGCTAGTGAACAAAAGGATGTTTTAAAGAGAACTGCAGAGGGAAAAGTAGATGTACTGATTGGTACGCATAAAATTTTAAGTAAGGATATTAAGTTTAAAAACTTAGGCTTAATGATTATAGATGAAGAGCAAAAATTTGGTGTAGCTGCTAAGGAAAAACTAAAAAGCATCAAAGTAAATGTTGATACCTTAACACTTACCGCTACACCTATTCCGCGTACCCTGAATTTTAGTTTAATGGGTGCCCGCGATTTATCAATTATTAACACACCTCCACCTAACAGGCAGCCTGTAAATACGGAGTTGCATTCTTATAACGATGAGCTGTTACGTGATGCGGTGCTTACCGAAGTAGAACGGGGAGGGCAGGTTTTTTTAGTACACCACAGGGTAAAGGATATTTATGATATAGCCAATAGAATTGAGTTTTTATGCCCGGGGGTAAAAGTATGTGTGGCCCACGGACAAATGGAAGGCGATAAGCTGGAAGATGTAATGGTCCGTTTTATTGAAGGTGAGTATGATGTGTTGGTGGCTACTACCATTATTGAATCGGGTTTAGATATATCCAACGCCAATACCATTATTATTAACAATGCACAAATGTTTGGCTTAAGTGATTTACACCAAATGCGTGGAAGGGTAGGGCGTAATAATAAAAAAGCGTTTTGCTATTTGTTAGTGCCAAGTGTGGCTACTTTAAGTGCTGATGCCAGACGCAGGTTGCATGCTATTGAAGAGTTTAGCGATTTGGGCAGTGGCTTTAATGTGGCCATGCGCGATTTGGATATACGTGGTTCGGGTAATTTACTGGGGGGTGAGCAGAGTGGCTTTATTTCGGAAATAGGTTTTGAAATGTACCATAAAATTTTAGACGAAGCCATTCAGGAATTAAAAGAAGATGAATTTGCCGATGTATTTCAAGATCAGCAAATACATAAAATAGAAGCCAAAGACTGTGTAATTGAAACTGATTTTGAGGCATTGATTCCGGATGAGTATGTGCGCAATATTGGCGAACGTTTAAGTTTATACAACCAGTTGTCGTCTATTAATGAAAGTAGCGAACTGGAAAAATTTGCCAACGATTTGGTGGACAGGTTTGGACCTTTACCTAAGCAGGTAGTTGATTTAATTAAAATTATAGAATTACGTGAGTATGCTAAACGCATTGGTTTTGAGAAACTGGTTTTGAAAAATAAGCTTTTGATAGCCACTTTTCCTAACGAGAATAACAAAGCTTATTATCAGTCAGAGTTGTTCAGCCAACTGCTACAATTCATCCAACAAAATGGTTCGAGCAGTAAATTGAAACAAACGGGTAAAGTTTTACAACTTCAATTGGTTAATATAAATAAGATAGCAGATGGCTTGCTGTTTTTCAATACTTTATTAATAAAATTAGAAGGAATTTTAACAAGTATTAGGTAA
- a CDS encoding OmpA family protein yields MKKTILTLLIALATVNLFAQNGEKYFKDKDYARAQFAYEREVQTNPSLYLNLAKSYFAQQKFDEAIQALKLYKEKYSGADKAEADKLIGLLERKDEMVKVENLGATINSSDEDFLPRILQDGKTLYFISDNRPGASGKEDVFVSKLDDKGIWKAPEQVYQFNTKSNEGLLSISPDEKVAILFGNYPGSFGGGDLFYSVKTESGWSTPCNIGGSINTKIWESLACVGPDGKTLIYCTDVTGRGSEMFMTTLTENGWAKPISLGTTVNTTQSEKFPFLAADGKTLYFSSNGLPGFGEEDIFVSRRLDDTWTNWSTPVNLGKYINTLDGDMDLSIPASGKLAYVVRSDAPDGYGKADIYKFLMPFSLRPEQLFKLFGNVYNEKDSAAQVNIKFIDMATNTVVTKATSNDSTGYYSAALPLNKKYLAVIDMKGYLYYSEVIDLTNPDKYRKRFTFQQKITLQRSRLDALKIKMDSLNYQLGVLNQTNTEKIRETFDAYEKQTHAYKAAVEEMENLLYQAKYDWMTENTEDLQLQKDFQVKRAQIGVTFELKNIFFDLGKATLRDDSKKELDKLYEILSNSDIVIELGGHTDSIGKDEANQILSQERVNSVKTYLTNKGINGNRIMAVGYGEKTPIANNATDEGRQLNRRVEAKILKLQQDKEGADVATEDDKKKKEDPIAAAAIKKGEMLPLLQAAARKGGLPSGSECNTVYKPISNNIPYTPNKYNGSFNGTALNIDDNILKRFNISLLNHGYEIKGISQGVSITFVRDAKNLAENHLEYYYNNPDSIDWGAGYTNIRNIQLKPLIKLPLNILWGWEIKYFASKGTDGLYNINIPLGLRYIAKVKQFIVGPEFIYSIGALRNDKIMDNVNHTRIGVNARWKFIQGGLYKASGSEINYWGYRVGLSF; encoded by the coding sequence ATGAAAAAAACAATACTCACATTATTGATTGCCTTAGCAACGGTAAATCTTTTTGCACAAAATGGCGAAAAGTACTTTAAAGACAAGGATTATGCACGTGCTCAATTCGCTTATGAGCGGGAAGTGCAAACCAATCCATCGTTATATTTAAACTTAGCTAAAAGTTATTTTGCTCAGCAAAAATTTGATGAAGCCATACAAGCTTTAAAACTATACAAAGAAAAATACAGCGGTGCTGATAAAGCAGAGGCTGATAAGTTGATTGGCTTATTGGAACGCAAAGATGAAATGGTAAAAGTAGAAAACTTAGGTGCTACTATTAATAGCAGCGATGAAGATTTTTTACCTCGTATTTTACAAGATGGAAAAACACTTTACTTCATTTCGGATAACAGGCCGGGAGCAAGTGGTAAAGAAGATGTTTTTGTAAGTAAGCTGGACGATAAAGGCATTTGGAAAGCGCCTGAACAGGTTTACCAGTTCAATACCAAAAGCAACGAAGGCTTATTATCTATTTCGCCTGATGAAAAAGTAGCTATACTATTTGGTAACTATCCCGGTAGTTTTGGTGGTGGTGATTTATTTTATAGTGTAAAAACAGAATCAGGCTGGAGTACACCTTGTAATATTGGAGGTAGTATTAATACCAAAATATGGGAGTCGTTAGCCTGTGTTGGGCCTGATGGAAAAACACTTATTTATTGTACAGATGTAACCGGTAGAGGCAGTGAAATGTTTATGACCACACTAACTGAAAATGGTTGGGCAAAACCCATTTCATTAGGAACAACCGTGAATACGACCCAGAGTGAAAAGTTTCCGTTTTTAGCTGCCGATGGTAAAACACTTTATTTCTCATCAAACGGTTTACCCGGCTTTGGTGAAGAAGATATTTTTGTAAGCCGCAGGCTTGATGATACCTGGACCAACTGGAGTACACCTGTTAATTTAGGTAAATACATCAATACTTTGGATGGTGATATGGATTTATCAATTCCTGCTTCGGGTAAGTTAGCTTATGTAGTACGCAGCGATGCACCCGATGGTTATGGAAAAGCGGATATATACAAATTTCTAATGCCTTTTAGTTTACGTCCGGAACAACTATTTAAACTTTTCGGAAATGTTTACAACGAAAAAGACAGTGCCGCACAGGTAAACATTAAATTTATTGATATGGCTACCAATACCGTTGTAACCAAAGCTACCAGTAACGATAGTACCGGGTATTATTCAGCAGCCTTGCCATTGAATAAAAAATACTTAGCCGTTATTGATATGAAAGGTTATTTATACTACAGCGAAGTAATTGATTTAACCAATCCTGACAAGTACCGTAAACGTTTTACTTTTCAGCAGAAAATAACTTTACAACGCAGCAGACTAGATGCCCTTAAAATTAAAATGGATAGTTTAAACTACCAGTTGGGTGTGCTTAACCAAACCAACACAGAAAAAATAAGAGAAACTTTTGATGCCTACGAAAAACAAACCCATGCATACAAAGCTGCTGTGGAGGAAATGGAAAACTTGCTTTACCAAGCCAAATACGACTGGATGACGGAAAACACGGAAGACCTGCAATTGCAAAAAGACTTCCAGGTTAAACGCGCGCAAATTGGTGTAACCTTTGAGCTAAAAAATATATTCTTCGACTTGGGTAAAGCAACGTTACGCGATGACTCTAAAAAGGAATTAGATAAGCTATATGAAATATTAAGCAATAGCGATATAGTAATAGAGTTAGGCGGCCATACGGATAGTATCGGTAAAGACGAAGCTAATCAGATTCTATCGCAGGAAAGGGTAAACAGTGTAAAAACATATTTAACCAATAAAGGTATTAACGGCAACAGAATTATGGCAGTTGGTTATGGCGAAAAGACACCCATTGCCAACAATGCAACTGACGAAGGCCGACAACTAAACCGAAGGGTTGAGGCTAAAATTTTAAAACTACAACAAGACAAAGAAGGTGCTGATGTAGCAACTGAAGATGATAAAAAGAAAAAAGAAGATCCGATAGCTGCAGCCGCTATTAAAAAAGGTGAGATGCTACCTTTACTACAAGCCGCTGCACGCAAAGGAGGTTTACCAAGCGGAAGCGAATGTAACACGGTTTACAAACCTATTAGTAACAATATACCTTATACACCTAATAAATATAACGGCTCATTTAACGGTACTGCTTTAAATATTGATGACAATATTTTAAAACGTTTCAACATTAGTTTGCTTAACCATGGCTACGAAATAAAAGGTATAAGCCAAGGTGTATCTATAACCTTTGTACGCGATGCAAAAAACTTAGCCGAAAACCATTTAGAATATTATTACAATAATCCGGATAGTATTGACTGGGGTGCAGGTTATACCAATATCAGGAACATTCAATTAAAACCACTTATCAAACTACCGTTAAATATTTTATGGGGTTGGGAAATAAAATACTTTGCCAGTAAAGGAACCGATGGTTTATACAACATAAACATTCCTTTAGGCTTAAGATATATTGCCAAAGTAAAACAATTTATAGTTGGGCCTGAGTTTATTTACAGCATAGGCGCACTGCGCAACGATAAAATAATGGATAATGTAAACCACACACGCATTGGTGTAAACGCCAGATGGAAGTTTATACAAGGTGGTTTATACAAAGCCTCAGGTAGTGAAATTAACTATTGGGGTTACAGAGTAGGATTAAGCTTCTAA
- a CDS encoding geranylgeranylglyceryl/heptaprenylglyceryl phosphate synthase — MTILNALKQKKTKGTKQLAVLIDPDSVASEAQLLTTCELCNKANVDLILVGGSLITNGFWSKCVSLIKAHTKIPVVLFPGNIMQVHDEADAILFLSMISGRNPDLLIGKHVLAAPGLKKSGIEVMPTGYMIVDGGNITSVMYMSNTMPIPHDKDSIAACTAMAGEMLGLQVMYMDAGSGAHRPISASMISEVKKSISLPLFVGGGIKTAEQAIATANAGADVVVVGNAFEENPGLILALAEAIHGMAVAK; from the coding sequence TTGACTATACTAAATGCATTAAAACAAAAAAAGACTAAAGGAACCAAGCAATTGGCTGTTTTAATTGACCCTGATAGTGTAGCTAGTGAAGCGCAATTGCTTACTACCTGCGAGTTATGCAACAAGGCAAATGTCGATTTGATTTTAGTGGGTGGCAGTTTAATTACAAATGGTTTTTGGAGTAAATGTGTAAGTCTTATAAAAGCACATACCAAAATTCCTGTGGTATTATTTCCGGGTAATATTATGCAAGTGCACGATGAAGCCGATGCCATACTTTTTTTAAGTATGATTAGTGGCAGAAACCCAGACTTATTAATTGGTAAACATGTATTGGCTGCTCCGGGTTTAAAAAAATCTGGCATAGAAGTAATGCCTACGGGTTATATGATAGTGGATGGAGGTAATATAACTAGTGTAATGTACATGAGTAATACCATGCCTATTCCGCACGATAAAGATAGTATTGCAGCTTGTACAGCTATGGCTGGCGAAATGTTGGGTTTACAGGTAATGTATATGGATGCGGGTAGTGGAGCTCATCGCCCAATATCTGCCAGCATGATCAGTGAAGTGAAAAAGAGTATCAGTTTACCTTTGTTTGTAGGTGGTGGTATCAAAACAGCTGAACAAGCCATAGCAACCGCAAATGCCGGTGCTGATGTGGTAGTGGTGGGAAATGCTTTTGAAGAAAATCCGGGTTTAATTTTGGCATTAGCTGAAGCTATACATGGAATGGCAGTAGCCAAATAA
- a CDS encoding HAMP domain-containing sensor histidine kinase, which yields MTKNVEQDRLKKLLEYQILDTPEEADFDELVKLASSICNTPISLVSLIDDKRQWFKAHIGLSVRETAREISFCQNAILTNELYIIEDAVHDKRYASNPLVTGDPNIGFYAGMPLTTEDGYNLGTICVIDREPRILNHHQQEALKIIAKQVIKLLELKLSVLREKETSKQLENTTVELKEANKVKDKIFSIVAHDLRSPLRNINSILEMYKDGDISEDEAAEFIKSLSHKVRETADMIDNLLSWAKTQINNTEAFFQEVNLLELVENKVGLFKSVAEDKGISFEVDIAQSINVKADIEMLKIVFRNLINNAIKFSNPNGKITLKAVVEGNEAIVCVADNGTGIAAGDIEKLFSATTHLSTYGTKNEKGTGIGLQLCKDLLAKNNGNIWVESELGKGSCFYFSIPC from the coding sequence ATGACTAAAAACGTGGAGCAAGATAGATTGAAAAAACTGCTGGAATATCAGATTCTTGATACCCCAGAAGAAGCGGATTTTGATGAACTCGTTAAATTAGCATCAAGTATATGTAATACACCTATTTCTTTAGTTTCATTGATTGACGATAAGCGACAATGGTTTAAAGCGCATATTGGATTATCCGTAAGAGAAACGGCAAGAGAAATATCATTTTGCCAAAATGCTATTTTAACCAATGAGTTGTATATTATTGAAGATGCTGTGCATGATAAACGATACGCTAGCAATCCTTTAGTTACCGGAGACCCCAATATAGGGTTTTATGCGGGTATGCCTTTAACTACTGAAGATGGATATAATTTGGGTACTATTTGTGTAATAGACAGAGAGCCCCGTATATTAAACCATCACCAACAAGAAGCTTTGAAAATAATAGCCAAACAGGTTATAAAATTGTTGGAGTTGAAATTGAGTGTTTTAAGAGAAAAAGAAACCAGTAAGCAGCTTGAAAATACTACTGTTGAGTTAAAAGAAGCCAATAAAGTAAAAGATAAAATTTTTAGTATTGTGGCACATGATTTACGCTCACCTTTGCGTAATATAAACTCTATTTTAGAAATGTATAAAGATGGCGATATTTCAGAAGATGAAGCAGCCGAATTTATTAAATCGTTAAGTCATAAAGTAAGAGAAACGGCCGATATGATTGATAACTTATTGAGTTGGGCTAAAACCCAGATCAATAATACGGAGGCATTTTTCCAAGAAGTTAATTTGCTTGAACTGGTTGAAAATAAAGTAGGCTTATTTAAATCCGTTGCAGAAGATAAAGGTATTTCTTTTGAAGTTGACATAGCCCAATCAATCAATGTGAAAGCAGATATAGAAATGCTTAAAATAGTATTCCGTAATTTAATTAATAATGCCATTAAGTTTAGTAATCCCAATGGAAAGATTACGCTTAAAGCTGTTGTGGAAGGTAATGAAGCCATTGTATGTGTAGCAGATAATGGAACAGGGATAGCGGCTGGTGATATTGAAAAATTGTTCTCGGCTACTACCCACTTAAGCACATACGGTACTAAAAACGAAAAAGGTACCGGAATTGGTTTGCAATTATGTAAAGATTTACTGGCTAAAAACAATGGAAATATTTGGGTGGAGAGTGAGTTAGGAAAAGGAAGTTGTTTTTATTTTTCTATACCATGCTAA